The Sulfurospirillum sp. UCH001 genome segment GAAATATGGCGTTTACAACCGTCGTTACCTTTTAAAATCTCTTCAAGATGAGATTAAACTGATTAAAAACTATGCGCATCCAACTTCTTTAGTGTTGGCGCGTGTCAAAGAAGATACGTTAGAAAAAATTGTCAATAAAAAAGATAAAGACACTGTTGTACGAAACATCGCAAAGCTTCTACTTAAAACATCCCGGAGAAGTGATATTGTCGCACACTTTGGTGATGGTGTTTTTGCGATGATTCTCAAGCATACTGATATTGTGGGCGCCAAAAAAGCATGTGATCGTATCAGTGAACTTGTCTATCAAACAAGCTTTTTTGTAGGAACTGGTGAAGTAGAAACAGATATTGAGCTTTGTATTGTTGCACTCGATCCAGATCATAATGCAGAAGAATTTATTGCAGCAACACTAGAAGAGCTCCCTCATACAGGTAAAAGATATGTTCCATATATTGTATGTACGCCTTCCCTTCCAAGTGAGGAGCTATGATTAGAGAGGTTTTAGTTTATCCCAATAAGCTTTTACGTGAAACATCAAAAGATGTAACACATTTTGATGCACATCTACACACGCTTTTACAAGATATGTATGACACAATGATTTGTAGAGAAGGTATCGGCTTAGCTGCTATTCAAATTGGGGTTCCTTTAAATGTATTAATTATTAACCTTGTCAATGAAGATGGTGCACAACTTAGTGAAAATCTTTATGAAATCATCAATCCTGTTATCGTTGAAAAAGATGGCTTAACTATTTATCAGGAAGGATGTTTAAGCGTGCCAGGATATTACGATGAAGTTGAACGTGCTGCACACATTAAACTACGTTATTTTGATAGGAATGGCGAGCAACATGAAGAAGAGTTTACAGATCTAATGGCCATTGCCGTACAACACGAGATGGATCACTTAAAAGGTCGTCTATTTATCGAAAAACTCTCTTACCTAAAACGTAAAAAATTTGAAAAAGAGTGGAAAAAAAAGCAAAAAGCAGGTAAATAATCATGGAAGAAGCTGCCCCGCTATCCAAGGTTAAACATGCTAAATGCGCTACACTATACGGCAACAAAGCTTATGAGGTTAATGTCGAATCAACCTTAGTACGAGCTCTTCCTGGCTTCATCATTGTAGGAATGGCCGATCAATCCATTCAAGAATCACGCGAGAGAATAAAATCAGCTCTTGCGAGTGTTAACTTTCAGTTTCCTGCTCAAAAAATTACTATCAATCTTTCTCCTTCTGATCTTAAAAAAGAGGGAAGTCATTTTGATTTAGCGATTGCATTGTTGATTGCCATACAAAAAGAACGTTTTACGTGTAACGATTTTTTTATCTTTGGCGAATTAGGTCTTGATGGAAAAGTAAAAAAAACAAACACCATTTTTCCGATTATTCTTTCATTAGCGTCTCACATACCCAATTTACGTGTCTTAGTCCCCAATGAGCTGCTTTTAAAAGTGCAACAAATACCTAATATTAGGGCATATGGTATTGAAACACTCCATGATGCCCTACTCTTTTTTAAAGAAAAACGTTTTGATACAGAAACACCTGCAGATCACCAAGGTTTTTGCGAAACTATTTTAGAAATTGAAGGTAAACACTATTTTTACAATACTCAGTTTCCACTTGATTTTAGTGATGTGCTAGGACAACATCGAGCTAAACGAGCGATGATGATTGCTGCTGCTGGTATGCACAACCTTTTAATGGAAGGAAGCCCTGGATGCGGTAAAAGCATGAGCATTAAACGCTTACGCTATATTTTACCTCCTCAAAGCATTGAAGAGATACTCGAATCCAATGCCTACCAATCGTTACAAGAAGAAGATGTCGAATTAAGTCCACTAAGACCGTTTAGAGCCCCTCACCATACCTCCTCTCGCCCTTCTATCTTTGGAGGGGGATGTAATTTTCAACAAAAGATACGACTATGCAATAAAAATTGCGACTAATTAAATTCTAGGAGAATTCAATGACCTCTGAGGCTGTAGATTTATTAGATTTAACGCTAACAACTTTCCCTAAAGATAAAAAAGTCACTGTATTCTCATATGGTAGTATTTATCAATCTGAAACTAATTATTCTATAGCCATAATTTTAAAAGAACTATATCAAGAAAATCCTTCTTATATGGTGTCATATATCAATTTGAAAGAATTATTTGCGTTTTCTCTTGGTACTGTTATTGATAACCAACGAAAGACTGGATTAAATTCAGGTAGTATTGATTCATTTGAAATAAATATTCATTCTGGATTATTAGAACAAAGAAAAATAAAAGATATCCCTCAATTAAAAGCCTTTTTGGAGCAAATACCCGCAAAAATTAATGGATATAGTGCGCTGTGGCATAAAAATCAACAAAACTACTCTATATTCACTGATACTAATGGCAGAACTATTATTTTTCCTCATTATGAGATTGCAAGATATTTTTATTTTACATCATCATCAATGACAAGGCAAATCATGGCCATATCATCAGAAAATAACGCATTATTAGATGGATTATATAAAAAAGTACAACTAAAGAATGGAAAAGGAGAATTAAATCTCAAGTTTAATGCGAATAGTAACGATGCTGAAAATATTTTTCGATTTGCAATTGATCCTTATGCAAAAAATATGTGGCATCAAGTTCGTAGAGATTTATCTGCAAGTAAAATTACAATTGATGAAAACAAAAAACGCAAAGGATTTAAGGATTTTTCTCCTGAAATGATACTATCAGCAAATTTTCCAACTTGCGGCAAAACTAATTTTACTGCAAGAGTTAAAAACATCGATGAAAAGACATTACTTGTTCTTAGAATATTACAAGAAGATACTTTCTATCCATTTGAAAGCTTAAAAGTAATTAGAGAATTTTCTAATGGAAAAGAAGAAATAATTGGAGTTATCAAGAAAAAAGCACCAACTAAGAAGAATTTAACACATAAAATTAAACCAACAACTCCAAATACTGCATATACAACTGTTAATGTTATAGATCATGATGCAGATGATAGTTTAGAGGCAAAGCTCGACTTATTAAATAAAACCATAGAATTTGAAACAAAAATAATTGACGAAGAAGATAAAGAAGTTACTAGAAGTGATGATACAACCGATAAGGAACTAGATTTAAGCGCTAAAGATGCAGAAGGGCAAGGCAACTTAAATACAGCCGAAGAAAATCTAAAAGAACAAAATGACAATGAACGAGATTTTGTTACACTCGAAGACTTCAAAAGAATGCTTCTCTATTGTGCTGAAGCCAATGATGATTTTTCCTATAAAATTCTCAAAGATAGCAAGCTACCACAAAAGCCTGAAAAAGATGAGAAGAGTCGATATCAATGGAAAAGATCAAAATTATCAGATGGTATCACTCCAAGAAAATATATTGTTGTAGAAATAAAATTTAAAGAAATAAAGTTTGTGGTTATTGAAATTCAAAAAGATATTGTCGTAGAGGCGATGAGTACCCTTATGATTGATGATTCTCAAAATAACATAGATGCATATATCATCGAAAAAATTATTTTGAATATCGCGAAAACAAGCAATAGTTGGTTGCAAGGATTGGACTTAAATGTGAAATCAAAACCATTTTACCATTCTCGTGAAAAAGAAAAAGTTGATATTCAAGATTGGGGAAATCGATTCATAAAGATGTTGAAAGAATACAATTCGTAGTAAATATCTACTGCTTGGTAATTTTTGATGCAATCTATTCAAATGGATTTTTTACCTCTTTAGCCACATTCTCAATACTAATCTTCTCAGGCAATGCTTGCTTTTTTAAATACTCCACAATGGTATCTATTTGACGTTTAAGTGCAAAGGCATATTCTAAGCCTTGTTGGTCTTTAGTGATATCCACAGAGCCATGTATTGAAACTCTATCCAATCTATTTTCAAGTGTGAGTTCTTGTATTGTAATAACTTCTTCTTCATTGGCATAGGGATCAATACAAAGTAGTTTTTCTTTCATCATAGGTTCCTTATTACTTATAGGCTTTTGGTTCTGGTAAACTCAGCAGTTGTGTCTTTTTCTCTTCACTCATTTTAGGAAAGAAGTTAATTCCACTAAGAATCTCTAACTCTTTAACAGAGATAATGTGATAGGCTTTTCCTGGTTCATTATTGGTGAAATAGACTGCTGCTTTTTGTTGTTTGGGAGAATAGATAATTTTATAAATGTATGTTGGTACTAATACACCATTACCAATGGATTTGAGTGTTCCTTTGTAGATAGGTCCTGTAATAACATACAATGAACCTTCTTTTTTAGCTAGATAACGTGTTGCTGATTCTATATTAGACCAGATGCCTGTATTATGATTATGATCTTGAGGCACCATATTGGCTAAACTAAAACTCTCACTTTGAGCTGATTCGGTTGGCATATCAGCAGAGGGACTCATATGTCCTCTATCATAACCACTTTTTGCATAGTCTTTTAGTTCTGCTCGTTCATTTTGAGGTAAAAGAGTTTCTTCATGAAATTTATCTTTTCTAGGAACATCTGCATCAATAGCTGATGCTGTTAGATACTCTGCACTCCAAAGAGGTGTTTTAGAAATACCAGAATGCATCACGCCAAATGCTTCAAAGCATAATTCTTTTGTTTTTACTGCTAACTTCTCATTCACAATTTCTGGGGCTTCGCCATCCACATAAAACTCTGGACAAGCGGTTGGCGCCGCATAAAGCATAATAGATAATAGTGATGTGAGAAACAATGCTTTTTTCATACAAAAAACCTCTAACTAATGAAGATACTTTTTAAAGCGGGATATTAGCATATCAATGTGAGATTTGTGGGTGATATGAATCAAGTCATCTTATATTGTAAAAGACTATTCTGATATTATTAAACTGTAGATTTCAATTACTAGTGAAGGTAACAATGGAAAATATCCCTTCTGGAGATATATTTAAAGAATTAATCTCTGCTTTTGGGCAATTAAAGTCCAATATAAAATTGATAAATGACAACTACTTTGATATTCTAGGCTATAGTCATTATGAAAATATAAATAGTAATATCCTAGCTTATTATCTCTCATCAGAAAATGGACATAATTTTCATACATATTTTTTAGAAGCACTGTGTGAACTTTTAAAAATTGAAAATATTGATTTAGAATATTCTCGTACATTTAGAGAATATTGGACTCAAAAAGGTGGTAGGTTAGACATTCTGATAGAAACACATAATTGTGCTATTGGCATAGAAAATAAAATTTTTAGTAGGCTTTACAATAACCTAGATGATTACTACAAGACAGTTGAATCAAAAAATCAACAATCAAGCTATCTATGCGTATTATCGTTAAAGAAGGAACACAATACAAGCGGATATAAAAATATTACACATATCGATTTATGGAATAAAGTTTTTGAAAAAATTCCTTTTGAAGAATTTCGAGAAAATAAACATATAATATTTATACAAGAAGTCAAGCAAAATATTGACAATCTCAGTAACGGAAAACAAAAAATGAATGACCAGGAAAAAGCTTTTGTCCTTAAATATGAGAACGAAATTCAACAAATTTTTACATTGAAATCTAATTATGAGAAAGAATTAAAGCAAAAAATCATCAACTTACAACAAAAAATAGAAGAGAAAGGCATCTACCAAAAGAAAATCCAAATGGGCATTATTCGCTTAAATAATGACGGTAGCTATATCTTAGACTATATTTTATTTGCTGATTTTAATCTTGATGGCATTATTCTTGCTATAGATATTGTTTTAAATAAGCATGGCGAATGGAAAATTATCTTGCTTGATAGAGAAGGTGGTAAGTTGTCAAACAATCTTACTAATCTACTTAATTCTAGACATATTGATTTTGAAGAAATTACTTATGACACTATGCAAAGAGCACAAATAATGACTTCTTCAAGTAATGAATCAGATATTTTAACATCAATAACACATATTTGTGAAAAGCTTAAATTAGCTTAAAATACTTTTGCATTAATTACATATATTTTGATTTTTAGTACTTTATATATAATTACTATTTATTATTTTTCCACCATTTTTCCCTTGTCCAGGACCAATTTCAATAATATAATCACATTGGTCCAAAACATATTTGTTATGTTCTATAATAAAAATTGTGGAATCGTGATTGAGAATATCATCAAATAATTTAAGAGTTTTTGAAATATTTTGTTTATCAACACCAGAAAAAGCTTCATCAATTATATAAATTTTTTTTCTATTGGTGTAAGATATATTTTTTACAATCTTTAATCTTTGTGATTCGCCCCCTGATAGTGATGAAATTTCTTGAAATAATGTTAAATAACCCAATCCTAATTCTGCCATATATTTTAATTTTTCACTGATTTTTTT includes the following:
- the def gene encoding peptide deformylase, translating into MIREVLVYPNKLLRETSKDVTHFDAHLHTLLQDMYDTMICREGIGLAAIQIGVPLNVLIINLVNEDGAQLSENLYEIINPVIVEKDGLTIYQEGCLSVPGYYDEVERAAHIKLRYFDRNGEQHEEEFTDLMAIAVQHEMDHLKGRLFIEKLSYLKRKKFEKEWKKKQKAGK
- a CDS encoding magnesium chelatase domain-containing protein, which codes for MEEAAPLSKVKHAKCATLYGNKAYEVNVESTLVRALPGFIIVGMADQSIQESRERIKSALASVNFQFPAQKITINLSPSDLKKEGSHFDLAIALLIAIQKERFTCNDFFIFGELGLDGKVKKTNTIFPIILSLASHIPNLRVLVPNELLLKVQQIPNIRAYGIETLHDALLFFKEKRFDTETPADHQGFCETILEIEGKHYFYNTQFPLDFSDVLGQHRAKRAMMIAAAGMHNLLMEGSPGCGKSMSIKRLRYILPPQSIEEILESNAYQSLQEEDVELSPLRPFRAPHHTSSRPSIFGGGCNFQQKIRLCNKNCD
- a CDS encoding DNA/RNA non-specific endonuclease yields the protein MKKALFLTSLLSIMLYAAPTACPEFYVDGEAPEIVNEKLAVKTKELCFEAFGVMHSGISKTPLWSAEYLTASAIDADVPRKDKFHEETLLPQNERAELKDYAKSGYDRGHMSPSADMPTESAQSESFSLANMVPQDHNHNTGIWSNIESATRYLAKKEGSLYVITGPIYKGTLKSIGNGVLVPTYIYKIIYSPKQQKAAVYFTNNEPGKAYHIISVKELEILSGINFFPKMSEEKKTQLLSLPEPKAYK
- a CDS encoding PD-(D/E)XK nuclease family protein, with the protein product MENIPSGDIFKELISAFGQLKSNIKLINDNYFDILGYSHYENINSNILAYYLSSENGHNFHTYFLEALCELLKIENIDLEYSRTFREYWTQKGGRLDILIETHNCAIGIENKIFSRLYNNLDDYYKTVESKNQQSSYLCVLSLKKEHNTSGYKNITHIDLWNKVFEKIPFEEFRENKHIIFIQEVKQNIDNLSNGKQKMNDQEKAFVLKYENEIQQIFTLKSNYEKELKQKIINLQQKIEEKGIYQKKIQMGIIRLNNDGSYILDYILFADFNLDGIILAIDIVLNKHGEWKIILLDREGGKLSNNLTNLLNSRHIDFEEITYDTMQRAQIMTSSSNESDILTSITHICEKLKLA